In a single window of the Branchiostoma floridae strain S238N-H82 chromosome 2, Bfl_VNyyK, whole genome shotgun sequence genome:
- the LOC118410497 gene encoding F-box/LRR-repeat protein 8-like isoform X1: MSDVSSLWTGLPDIALLEVFSCLATPQDRWNASLVCKHWSRFFGHPKIWEDVELNSDRSDDLTVASIRRFGAHFRRVKVYNSTFFFGVRDILREIAQRCEKVEVFILEPTYRTHEPIYLGIMAEFMVTFNKLHDLREVRLPFLQTTGTDSYNPLKSIGTNSAQTLSVLDVTEFTRYPRPLSTILKLKHIRSLGISYQNLTEDILLAMKEHRTLQDLTIVRSHAKPLCGSGTTLPGSIWQDLQYELPDLRVHLVLTEEAPLSCPKGIPAISYAVADHNNPNSVQLNRLVSKLILTYSETLQNFVIKADNSFYWDLQLAQLARRCSNMRVVIVDGTVTLEALVQACRQWDKLELLYVKQSKVTSNGESMDQVDREPLQQEELSKILGYPWQPLGDQEFFQKTKNFLSNTMTTAVLRRAPPKVYDKGYRY; the protein is encoded by the exons ATGAGCGACGTGTCGTCCTTGTGGACAGGGCTACCAGACATTGCCCTACTGGAGGTGTTCTCTTGCCTGGCCACGCCCCAGGACAGGTGGAACGCCTCTCTCGTCTGCAAACACTGGAGCAGATTCTTCGG TCACCCCAAGATTTGGGAAGATGTAGAACTGAACAGTGACAGGTCTGATGATCTGACAGTAGCGAGCATCAGACGCTTCGGTGCCCACTTCAGGAGGGTCAAGGTGTACAATTCAACCTTCTTCTTTGGTGTAAGAGATATCCTTAGGGAAATAGCACAGAG GTGTGAGAAAGTGGAGGTGTTCATTCTTGAGCCGACCTACCGGACCCACGAGCCAATATACCTGGGTATCATGGCAGAGTTTATGGTTACATTCAACAAG CTGCATGATCTGAGGGAAGTTCGCCTGCCTTTCCTTCAGACAACAGGAACTGACAGCTATAACCCTCTGAAATCTATCGGCACCAATTCAGCTCAAACTCTGTCTGTGTTAGATGTGACAGAGTTCACCCGTTACCCTCGTCCTCTCAGCACTATTCTCAAGTTGAAACACATCAGATCTCTGGGCATCAGCTACCAGAACCTGACAGAAGACATTCTCCTTGCCATGAAAGAGCACAGAACGTTGCAGGATTTGACAATAGTCAGGTCACATGCCAAGCCGCTGTGCGGGAGTGGAACAACACTGCCTGGGAGTATCTGGCAGGATTTACAATATGAACTGCCAGACCTCAGGGTTCACCTGGTTCTGACAGAAGAGGCACCCCTGTCCTGTCCCAAAGGAATTCCTGCCATCTCATATGCAGTTGCTGACCACAATAACCCAAATTCTGTCCAGTTGAACCGTTTGGTGTCCAAACTCATTCTGACATATTCTGAGACGTTGCAGAACTTTGTCATTAAGGCAGACAACTCCTTCTATTGGGACCTGCAGCTAGCCCAGCTGGCCCGCAGGTGCTCCAACATGCGTGTTGTCATAGTGGATGGAACTGTTACCTTGGAGGCACTCGTTCAAGCCTGTAGACAGTGGGACAAACTGGAGCTGCTATACGTGAAACAGAGCAAGGTTACATCAAATGGGGAGAGCATGGATCAG GTGGACAGGGAACCACTACAGCAGGAAGAACTGTCCAAAATACTGGGGTATCCATGGCAGCCGCTTGGAGACCAGGAGTTTTTCCAGAAAACAAAAAACTTTCTGAGTAACACCATGACAACTGCTGTACTACGGAGAGCTCCTCCCAAAGTCTATGACAAAGGATATAGATATTAG
- the LOC118410500 gene encoding diphosphoinositol polyphosphate phosphohydrolase 3-beta-like, with protein MFLRNFEHILDQASQFRTTMKPKENQVRTYDADGFRKRAACLCLNTNRDKVLLVSSSRYPDRWVVPGGGLEPEEQPSQAAIREVAEEAGVTGVLDLYLGEETPQGYLDTFENTERKHRTMVYLVQVTELLDDWEDSQKIGRKRKWFSFQEAQQRLAEHKPVQKEYIIKLLSILNKHKNGRTSTPNSSQSSHSRPAEEHCRGGEDSGMDSRNGHRSSTSLEGRMQQNKKHECSSNIDSTGQSIESHVVGAVSKHRLESSNSQTSNRLSTLAKNCDTR; from the exons ATGTTTCTACGTAATTTTGAGCATATTCTGGATCAAGCAAGCCAATTCAGGACCACAATGAAGCCCAAGGAAAACCAAGTCCGAACATACGACGCAGATGGCTTCAGAAAACGCGCAGCTTGCCTCTGCTTGAACACAAATCGCGACAAG GTTCTCCTGGTGAGCAGTAGCCGTTACCCTGACCGGTGGGTGGTTCCAGGCGGCGGTCTGGAGCCAGAAGAGCAGCCAAGCCAGGCAGCCATTCGAGAAGTAGCAGAAGAG GCAGGGGTAACAGGTGTGCTAGACTTATACCTGGGTGAGGAGACACCCCAGGGTTACCTGGACACCTTTGAGAACACAGAAAGGAAGCACCGCACTATGGTCTACCTCGTTCAAGTCACAGAGCTGCTAGATGACTGGGAGGACTCGCAGAAAATTG GTCGGAAGAGAAAATGGTTCTCCTTTCAAGAGGCCCAGCAGCGCCTGGCAGAGCACAAGCCCGTCCAGAAAGAGTACATTATCAAACTGTTGTCCATTCTCAACAAACACAAGAACGGCAGAACCTCAACACCCAACTCCTCCCAGTCCTCCCACTCACGGCCAGCAGAAGAGCACTGTAGGGGAGGGGAGGACAGCGGCATGGACTCCAGGAACGGACACAGAAGCTCCACTTCTCTGGAAGGAAGAATgcagcaaaacaagaaacatgaATGTAGCAGTAACATTGACTCTACAGGTCAAAGTATAGAGTCCCATGTTGTGGGGGCAGTAAGCAAACACAGGCTAGAATCTTCCAACTCTCAAACATCCAACAGACTTTCAACTCTGGCCAAAAATTGCGACACAAGATGA
- the LOC118410501 gene encoding ADP-ribosylation factor-related protein 1-like: MFTLLHGLWKYLFQRDEYCILILGLDNAGKTTFLEQTKIQFTRNYKGMNLNKITSTVGLNVGKIDVGSVRLMFWDLGGQEELQSLWDKYYAESHGVIYMIDSDDRERLPESKLAFDKMLGSESLEGVPLLVVGNKQDIENCMTVADIKDVFNESAPRIGKRDCLVQPVSALQGTGINESIEWIVQCVKRNIHRPPKRSDIT, from the exons ATGTTCACATTGCTGCACGGTCTGTGGAAGTACCTGTTCCAGAGGGATGAATACTGTATACTCATCTTGGGTCTTGATAATGCTGGCAAGACG ACATTTCTAGAGCAAACCAAGATCCAGTTCACAAGAAACTACAAAGGCATGAACCTAAACAAGATCACAAGCACAGTGGGACTCAATG TTGGGAAGATTGACGTGGGTTCAGTCCGGCTGATGTTCTGGGATCTGGGTGGACAGGAGGAGCTGCAGTCCCTCTGGGATAAG TACTATGCAGAGTCACATGGTGTCATTTACATGATAGACTCTGATGACAGGGAAAGGTTACCAGAATCCAAATTGGCTTTTG ACAAGATGCTCGGTAGTGAATCATTGGAAGGTGTACCTCTTCTCGTAGTGGGCAACAAACAAGATATTGAG AACTGCATGACAGTTGCAGATATAAAAGATGTTTTCAATGAGAGCGCACCTCGAATAGGCAAGCGGGACTGTCTGGTACAGCCAGTGTCAGCTCTGCAAGG GACTGGGATTAATGAGAGCATTGAGTGGATCGTACAGTGTGTTAAGAGGAATATTCACAGGCCTCCCAAACGGAGTGACATCACCTGA
- the LOC118410498 gene encoding failed axon connections homolog yields the protein MASLLQSVLEVVITLAKNLQNGTLELVELARNGVALNDVGHVVQKNALVLVLWCLFVFVIARMCCGGRGYGSRVKVKTRENFEPGKVYLHQHIPASSLPSLSPFCLKLEMYLRLAGIPYENVYKRMDPGPNGKIPWIEYNGRAMADSGLIIQFLKEELQLDLNRSLSTTDRAISRAFVKMLEENTYWGLVHFRWIEHFHVLGSLFEVGWFVHNVLLRRSARRLSKMLWAQGMGRHSQEDINDITEKDIMAVSEFLGEKPFFMGEEPTEADATVYGFMAEILWAAPKSSDLHALVTEKCPNIREYCVRMTRRYWQDWKGLTDKC from the exons ATGGCTTCGCTCCTTCAAAGCGTTCTCGAAGTAGTGATCACATTGGCGAAGAATTTACAAAATGGCACCCTGGAGCTCGTCGAACTAGCTCGCAATGGCGTAGCCCTGAACGACGTCGGGCATGTTGTCCAGAAGAATGCACTGGTGCTTGTTCTCTGGTGCCTGTTCGTCTTTGTGATCGCCAGAATGTGCTGTGGAGGCCGGGGATATGGATCGAGGGTGAAGGTGAAGACAAGGGAAAACTTCGAGCCTG GTAAAGTGTACCTCCACCAGCACATCCCAGCCAGCAGCCTGCCCAGCCTGTCACCCTTCTGCCTGAAGCTGGAGATGTACCTGCGCTTGGCAGGCATTCCGTACGAGAACGTCTACAAAAGGATGGATCCTGGCCCCAAT GGGAAGATTCCGTGGATAGAGTACAATGGGCGAGCTATGGCAGACTCTGGGCTCATCATCCAGTTCCTCAAAGAGGAGCTACAGCTCGACCTGAACCGATCcctcagtaccacggacagagCCATCAGCCGGGCTTTCGTGAAGATGCTGGAGGAAAACACCTACTG GGGCTTGGTGCACTTCCGCTGGATTGAGCATTTCCACGTTCTTGGGTCCCTGTTCGAGGTTGGCTGGTTTGTGCACAACGTTCTACTTCGGCGATCTGCGCGAAGACTGAGCAAGATGTTGTGGGCACAAGGCATGGGTCGACATTCCCAGGAAGATATCAATGACATCACCGAGAAGGACATCATGGCGGTCTCGGAGTTTCTAG GAGAGAAACCATTCTTCATGGGGGAGGAGCCCACCGAGGCTGACGCCACTGTGTACGGGTTCATGGCGGAGATCCTGTGGGCCGCACCCAAGTCGTCTGACCTGCACGCCCTGGTCACTGAGAAGTGTCCGAACATCAGGGAGTACTGTGTGCGGATGACCCGCCGATACTGGCAGGACTGGAAGGGTCTGACGGACAAGTGCTGA
- the LOC118410499 gene encoding centromere protein K-like — protein sequence MGTPEDYDRASSFSTSMGNSPDWTPVASAKCEMKQECVEVWRDVNVLQQRLQEETGDASPTDRPSPLLAVSRAKQLQLQAQVEVLESQQPQLMSTHKKVVEAVLVNHLKESIEQLSELLPAMQAQQKELSASLELEEQVLHQRQELGRMLEARLAEVPEAHETSVDSRVKTFRRKLKQAEQFHTDLVQRLAEFLDTHFPPPQPAKGKRRRRHGSGPVDKTLDVDDPQWTPLNTMIETLINKSVDSPHDPYIPMEPRYWPPYIEMLLRCGIAQRHPDDSNRLKLAPFNL from the exons ATGGGGACACCGGAGGATTACGACCGTGCGTCTTCCTTTTCTACATCGATGGGAAACAGCCCGGACTGGACGCCGGTCGCCTCGGCGAAGTGTGAGATGAAGCAGGAGTGTGTGGAGGTGTGGCGAGACGTCAACGTGCTTCAGCAAAG ACTACAGGAAGAGACAGGAGATGCCAGTCCCACAGACCGCCCCTCCCCCCTGCTGGCCGTGAGCAGAGCCAaacagctgcagctgcaggCGCAGGTGGAAGTGTTGGAATCGCAGCAGCCACAGCTCATGTCTACTCACAAAAAG GTGGTGGAAGCAGTTCTGGTGAATCATCTGAAGGAGTCCATAGAGCAGCTATCTGAACTCCTCCCAGCCATGCAGGCACAGCAGAAGGAGCTGTCAGCGTCCCTGGAGTTAGAAGAACAAGTGTTACATCAGCGACAGGAGTTAGGGAGGATGCTGGAGGCTCGCCTGGCAGAAGTACCAGAGGCACATGAAACATCCGTGGACAGTAGG GTCAAAACATTTAGAAGGAAACTAAAGCAGGCAGAACAGTTCCACACCGACCTAGTGCAGAGATTGGCTGAATTCCTGGACACACACTTCCCTCCCCCACAGCCAGCTAAGGGGAAGAGACGGCGGCGTCACGGGTCCGGCCCGGTGGACAAGACTCTTGATGTTGATGACCCCCAGTGGACGCCTCTGAACACAATGATAGAGACACTTATAAACAAGTCAGTGGACTCGCCGCACGACCCATACATACCCATGGAGCCCAGATACTGGCCACCGTACATTGAGATGCTGCTGAGATGTGGTATAGCACAAAGGCACCCTGACGACAGCAACAGACTTAAACTGGCACCATTCAACCTCTGA
- the LOC118410497 gene encoding uncharacterized protein LOC118410497 isoform X2, with the protein MSTQSSIQPNTLRGSHPKIWEDVELNSDRSDDLTVASIRRFGAHFRRVKVYNSTFFFGVRDILREIAQRCEKVEVFILEPTYRTHEPIYLGIMAEFMVTFNKLHDLREVRLPFLQTTGTDSYNPLKSIGTNSAQTLSVLDVTEFTRYPRPLSTILKLKHIRSLGISYQNLTEDILLAMKEHRTLQDLTIVRSHAKPLCGSGTTLPGSIWQDLQYELPDLRVHLVLTEEAPLSCPKGIPAISYAVADHNNPNSVQLNRLVSKLILTYSETLQNFVIKADNSFYWDLQLAQLARRCSNMRVVIVDGTVTLEALVQACRQWDKLELLYVKQSKVTSNGESMDQVDREPLQQEELSKILGYPWQPLGDQEFFQKTKNFLSNTMTTAVLRRAPPKVYDKGYRY; encoded by the exons ATGTCGACGCAAAGCTCCATACAGCCCAATACCTTACGAGGGAG TCACCCCAAGATTTGGGAAGATGTAGAACTGAACAGTGACAGGTCTGATGATCTGACAGTAGCGAGCATCAGACGCTTCGGTGCCCACTTCAGGAGGGTCAAGGTGTACAATTCAACCTTCTTCTTTGGTGTAAGAGATATCCTTAGGGAAATAGCACAGAG GTGTGAGAAAGTGGAGGTGTTCATTCTTGAGCCGACCTACCGGACCCACGAGCCAATATACCTGGGTATCATGGCAGAGTTTATGGTTACATTCAACAAG CTGCATGATCTGAGGGAAGTTCGCCTGCCTTTCCTTCAGACAACAGGAACTGACAGCTATAACCCTCTGAAATCTATCGGCACCAATTCAGCTCAAACTCTGTCTGTGTTAGATGTGACAGAGTTCACCCGTTACCCTCGTCCTCTCAGCACTATTCTCAAGTTGAAACACATCAGATCTCTGGGCATCAGCTACCAGAACCTGACAGAAGACATTCTCCTTGCCATGAAAGAGCACAGAACGTTGCAGGATTTGACAATAGTCAGGTCACATGCCAAGCCGCTGTGCGGGAGTGGAACAACACTGCCTGGGAGTATCTGGCAGGATTTACAATATGAACTGCCAGACCTCAGGGTTCACCTGGTTCTGACAGAAGAGGCACCCCTGTCCTGTCCCAAAGGAATTCCTGCCATCTCATATGCAGTTGCTGACCACAATAACCCAAATTCTGTCCAGTTGAACCGTTTGGTGTCCAAACTCATTCTGACATATTCTGAGACGTTGCAGAACTTTGTCATTAAGGCAGACAACTCCTTCTATTGGGACCTGCAGCTAGCCCAGCTGGCCCGCAGGTGCTCCAACATGCGTGTTGTCATAGTGGATGGAACTGTTACCTTGGAGGCACTCGTTCAAGCCTGTAGACAGTGGGACAAACTGGAGCTGCTATACGTGAAACAGAGCAAGGTTACATCAAATGGGGAGAGCATGGATCAG GTGGACAGGGAACCACTACAGCAGGAAGAACTGTCCAAAATACTGGGGTATCCATGGCAGCCGCTTGGAGACCAGGAGTTTTTCCAGAAAACAAAAAACTTTCTGAGTAACACCATGACAACTGCTGTACTACGGAGAGCTCCTCCCAAAGTCTATGACAAAGGATATAGATATTAG